In a genomic window of Halostella litorea:
- the argS gene encoding arginine--tRNA ligase — MFLAVREEVEAALADALAALDLPTDDLGIEEPPEDVDAVLASSVAFRLAGEVGAPPPKVAADVADAVDVGDCEYVARVDTQGPYVNFLPNDRYFADALDAAREAGYGRLDPKDTSVVVEHTSANPTGPVHVGRARNPIVGDAVANALDYAGYDVDRHYYVNDAGRQMAVFTWAYERFDEGDLADDPERDRIEYDLVRYYRKGNAYLDEADEAAVEAAEAEIESIMQGLEEGDEGTYERVSEVVDQVLGGMRECLARLPAEFDEFVKETRFMFDGSTDDVVDRMQALDEAVYEEDAWQLELDEHGIDKNLVFLRSDGTSLYPTRDLAHHEWKFDNYDRAVTVLGEDHRLQADQLRTTLELLGNDTDQLEQVLYSYVNLPEGKMSTREGTGVDLDDLLDEAIDRARDEVEDRLDDRIRDDDLTDGDVERIARQVGVGAVRYDIVSKQPTKAITFEWERALDFEAQSAPYVQYVHARCCGILNEAGDAAEVGDVDADLLDTEYERDLLRAVARFPAVVEEAAEDLEPHVVATYTRTLAERFNAFYRECPVLADDVDPELRDARLALVTAARHAVGNALDVLGVEAPESM, encoded by the coding sequence GCCGCCGCCGAAGGTGGCCGCCGACGTGGCCGACGCCGTCGACGTCGGCGACTGCGAGTACGTCGCCCGCGTCGACACGCAGGGGCCGTACGTCAACTTCCTGCCGAACGACCGGTACTTCGCCGACGCGCTCGACGCGGCGCGGGAGGCGGGGTACGGCCGCCTCGACCCGAAGGACACCTCCGTCGTCGTCGAGCACACGAGCGCGAACCCGACCGGCCCGGTCCACGTCGGCCGGGCTCGCAACCCCATCGTCGGCGACGCCGTCGCCAACGCGCTGGACTACGCCGGCTACGACGTGGACCGCCACTACTACGTCAACGACGCCGGCCGGCAGATGGCCGTGTTCACGTGGGCCTACGAGCGCTTCGACGAGGGCGACCTGGCGGACGACCCCGAGCGCGACCGGATCGAGTACGACCTCGTGCGCTACTACCGCAAGGGCAACGCCTACCTCGACGAGGCCGACGAGGCGGCAGTCGAGGCGGCCGAGGCCGAGATCGAGTCGATCATGCAGGGCCTGGAGGAAGGCGACGAGGGGACCTACGAGCGCGTCAGCGAGGTCGTCGACCAGGTGCTGGGCGGGATGCGGGAGTGTCTTGCGCGGCTCCCCGCGGAGTTCGACGAGTTCGTCAAGGAGACGCGGTTCATGTTCGACGGCTCGACCGACGACGTGGTCGACCGCATGCAGGCCCTCGACGAGGCGGTCTACGAGGAGGACGCCTGGCAGCTTGAGTTGGACGAGCACGGCATCGACAAGAACCTCGTGTTCCTGCGCTCGGACGGCACCAGCCTCTACCCCACCCGGGACCTGGCCCACCACGAGTGGAAGTTCGACAACTACGACCGGGCGGTGACGGTGCTGGGCGAGGACCACCGGCTGCAGGCCGACCAGCTCCGCACGACGCTCGAACTGCTCGGCAACGACACCGACCAGCTGGAGCAGGTGCTGTACTCCTACGTCAACCTCCCGGAGGGGAAGATGAGCACCCGTGAGGGGACCGGCGTCGACTTGGACGACCTGCTGGACGAGGCCATCGACCGCGCCCGCGACGAGGTCGAGGACCGGCTCGACGACCGCATCCGCGACGACGACCTGACCGACGGGGACGTCGAGCGCATCGCCCGTCAGGTCGGCGTCGGCGCGGTCCGCTACGACATCGTCTCGAAGCAGCCGACGAAGGCGATCACCTTCGAGTGGGAGCGCGCCCTCGACTTCGAGGCCCAGTCCGCGCCGTACGTCCAGTACGTCCACGCGCGGTGCTGTGGCATCCTGAACGAGGCCGGCGACGCCGCCGAGGTCGGCGACGTGGACGCCGACCTGCTCGACACCGAGTACGAGCGGGACCTGCTCCGGGCGGTCGCGCGCTTCCCGGCGGTCGTCGAGGAGGCCGCCGAGGACCTCGAACCGCACGTCGTCGCCACCTACACCCGGACGCTCGCCGAGCGGTTCAACGCCTTCTACCGCGAGTGCCCGGTGCTGGCCGACGACGTCGACCCGGAGCTTCGGGACGCCCGCCTCGCGCTCGTCACCGCCGCGAGACACGCCGTCGGCAACGCGCTCGACGTGCTCGGCGTGGAAGCGCCCGAGTCGATGTAG
- the prf1 gene encoding peptide chain release factor aRF-1 yields MSQQESEQSDRKKYEFRKVIEDLKEYEGSGTQLVTIYIPDDKLISSVVQHVTQEHSEASNIKSKQTRTNVQDALSSIKSRLRYFDTYPPENGVVIFSGAVDSGGGQTDMITKVLESPPMGIESFRYHCDSEFLTEPLEEMLADKGLYGLIVLDRREANVGWLRGKRVEPVKSASSLVPGKQRKGGQSAQRFARLRLEAIDNFYQEVAGMANDLFVEERHELDGILVGGPSPTKDEFLDGDYLHHELQDKVLGKFDVSYTDESGLYDLVDAAEDALADAEVMKDKNLMQDFFRELHEGEEATYGFDQTRRNLIMGSVETLLISEDLREDVVTYECPNGHEEREVIDRRKNTPDHTCSDCGEEVPADEAEREDAIDHLIAIAEQRGTETKFISTDFEKGEQLYDAFGGVAGLLRYSTGV; encoded by the coding sequence ATGAGCCAGCAGGAGAGCGAGCAATCCGACCGGAAGAAATACGAGTTCCGGAAGGTCATCGAGGACCTGAAGGAGTACGAGGGGTCGGGGACGCAGCTCGTCACGATATACATCCCGGATGACAAGCTGATAAGCTCCGTCGTCCAGCACGTCACACAGGAGCACAGCGAGGCGAGCAACATCAAGTCCAAGCAGACCCGGACGAACGTGCAGGACGCCCTCTCCTCTATCAAGTCCCGCCTGCGCTACTTCGACACCTACCCGCCCGAGAACGGCGTCGTCATCTTCTCCGGCGCGGTCGACTCCGGCGGCGGCCAGACCGACATGATCACGAAGGTCCTGGAGAGCCCGCCGATGGGCATCGAGTCGTTCCGCTACCACTGCGACTCGGAGTTCCTCACCGAGCCCTTGGAGGAGATGCTGGCGGACAAGGGCCTGTACGGCCTCATCGTGCTGGACCGGCGCGAGGCCAACGTCGGCTGGCTCCGGGGCAAGCGCGTCGAGCCCGTCAAGTCCGCCTCCTCGCTGGTGCCGGGCAAGCAGCGCAAGGGCGGCCAGTCCGCCCAGCGGTTCGCCCGCCTGCGCCTGGAGGCCATCGACAACTTCTACCAGGAGGTCGCGGGGATGGCAAACGACCTGTTCGTCGAGGAGCGCCACGAACTCGACGGCATCCTCGTCGGCGGCCCGTCGCCGACCAAAGACGAGTTCCTCGACGGCGACTACCTCCACCACGAGCTTCAGGACAAGGTGCTTGGCAAGTTCGACGTCTCCTACACCGACGAGTCCGGCCTGTACGACCTCGTCGACGCCGCGGAGGACGCCCTGGCCGACGCCGAGGTGATGAAGGACAAGAACCTGATGCAGGACTTCTTCAGGGAGCTCCACGAGGGCGAGGAGGCCACCTACGGGTTCGACCAGACGCGGCGAAACCTCATCATGGGCTCCGTGGAGACGCTGCTCATCAGCGAGGACCTCCGCGAGGACGTCGTCACCTACGAGTGCCCCAACGGCCACGAGGAGCGGGAGGTGATCGACCGCCGGAAGAACACGCCCGACCACACCTGCAGCGACTGCGGCGAGGAGGTCCCCGCCGACGAGGCCGAGCGCGAGGACGCCATCGACCACCTCATCGCCATCGCCGAGCAGCGGGGCACCGAGACGAAGTTCATCTCGACGGACTTCGAGAAGGGCGAGCAGCTGTACGACGCCTTCGGCGGCGTCGCCGGACTCCTGCGGTACTCGACGGGCGTGTAA
- a CDS encoding helix-turn-helix transcriptional regulator, producing the protein MTRADAEPDVVGLVTRRFGVLDRLDGERTDKATLAEDLSVSRSTVDRALRELEGAGFVTRADGEYTASATGRLAARSYREFVGSVEALRDAAPVLAALPPEAPVSLDLLRGATVRLAEPPTPFRPVERLTDLVTDATEFRGLSAAVTAPETVERISAAAVEGDLRVEMVLADHVADQLRATHPEVVRAAGGGAAFDLYETDTVPFGLAVAHDDGDAHAVLAAYGPDSELRGIVVNDAPAAVDWADAVFEEYRATATPLRPP; encoded by the coding sequence ATGACACGGGCGGACGCGGAGCCGGACGTCGTCGGGCTCGTCACGCGGCGGTTCGGCGTGTTGGACAGGTTGGACGGGGAGCGCACGGACAAGGCGACGCTGGCCGAGGACCTGTCGGTGTCCCGGTCGACCGTCGACCGCGCCCTCCGCGAACTCGAGGGCGCCGGCTTCGTCACGCGGGCCGACGGGGAGTACACCGCCTCCGCGACCGGCCGGCTCGCCGCCCGGAGCTACCGGGAGTTCGTCGGCTCCGTCGAAGCCCTCCGCGACGCCGCCCCGGTGTTGGCCGCGCTCCCGCCGGAGGCCCCCGTGTCGCTCGACCTCCTCCGCGGCGCGACGGTCCGCCTGGCGGAGCCGCCGACGCCGTTTCGCCCGGTCGAACGGCTCACGGACCTGGTCACCGACGCGACGGAGTTCCGGGGGCTGTCGGCGGCGGTGACGGCCCCGGAGACGGTCGAACGGATCAGCGCGGCGGCGGTCGAGGGCGACCTGCGGGTGGAGATGGTGCTTGCCGATCACGTGGCCGACCAGCTTCGAGCGACGCATCCGGAGGTCGTCCGCGCGGCGGGCGGGGGGGCCGCGTTCGACCTGTACGAGACCGATACGGTCCCATTCGGGCTCGCCGTCGCCCACGACGACGGCGACGCACACGCCGTGCTCGCCGCGTACGGGCCCGACTCGGAGCTCCGGGGGATCGTCGTCAACGACGCGCCCGCGGCCGTCGACTGGGCCGACGCCGTCTTCGAGGAGTACCGGGCGACGGCGACGCCGTTACGGCCGCCGTAG
- a CDS encoding helix-turn-helix transcriptional regulator: protein MGRDDAEVVRTLCDRREFLVALRGKPREKRALVETIGVSRSTVDRAIRELWAEGLVEETDRGYRLTAVGRLAAAFTDGVLAVSRDLRAASDVLAPLPADAPLDLRLLRNAKVAEAEPTTRSESVASVHSVFREADRLYAFAQVVTRSRTLDVLADAVDRGATVEVVFDARLAEELLPRMGDRVAALTARGFRPLSTDGVPFGLLLGETDDGWKTRVVTYDEDGDLRGVVANDRPAAAAWAWDVYRSYRSRAVDLSPAFSG, encoded by the coding sequence ATGGGCCGTGACGACGCGGAGGTAGTACGGACGCTGTGTGACCGACGCGAGTTCCTGGTCGCGCTCCGGGGGAAGCCACGCGAAAAGCGGGCGTTGGTCGAGACGATAGGCGTGTCACGGTCCACGGTCGACCGCGCCATCCGGGAGCTGTGGGCCGAGGGGCTGGTCGAGGAAACCGACCGCGGCTACCGGCTGACCGCCGTCGGGCGGCTGGCGGCGGCCTTTACCGACGGCGTGCTCGCGGTGAGCCGCGACCTGCGGGCCGCGTCGGACGTGCTGGCCCCGCTCCCCGCGGACGCGCCGCTCGACCTGCGCTTGCTCCGGAACGCGAAGGTCGCCGAGGCAGAGCCGACGACCCGGAGCGAGTCAGTGGCCTCGGTGCATTCGGTGTTTCGCGAGGCCGACCGGCTGTACGCGTTCGCACAGGTCGTCACCCGGTCCCGGACCCTCGACGTGTTGGCCGACGCGGTCGACCGCGGGGCGACTGTCGAGGTCGTGTTCGACGCGCGGCTGGCCGAGGAGCTGCTGCCGCGGATGGGCGACCGGGTCGCCGCGCTGACCGCGCGCGGGTTCAGGCCGCTCTCGACGGATGGGGTCCCGTTCGGGCTGCTCCTCGGCGAGACGGACGACGGCTGGAAGACCCGCGTCGTCACCTACGACGAGGACGGCGACCTCCGGGGCGTCGTCGCCAACGACCGCCCCGCCGCGGCCGCGTGGGCCTGGGACGTGTACCGGAGCTACCGGAGCCGTGCGGTCGACCTCTCGCCGGCGTTCTCCGGGTGA
- a CDS encoding DUF6276 family protein, with amino-acid sequence MDCPDCGASTVSFAVPDDLREYAPGDGDAAAICTDCLRVHPAAAPDGTPAFDAVSDAFPSSPSAAVPVALFLGLLPSLALNRAAITELVGRVEAAGADPLLLCDRLAADPALSPAVALERRRHQLEQLL; translated from the coding sequence ATGGACTGCCCGGACTGCGGCGCGTCGACCGTCAGTTTCGCCGTTCCCGACGACCTGCGGGAGTACGCGCCGGGCGACGGCGACGCGGCGGCGATCTGCACCGACTGCCTCCGGGTCCACCCGGCGGCAGCGCCCGACGGGACGCCGGCGTTCGACGCGGTGAGCGACGCGTTCCCGTCGTCGCCGAGCGCCGCGGTGCCGGTGGCCCTGTTTCTCGGCCTGCTCCCGTCGCTGGCGCTCAACCGGGCGGCGATCACCGAACTCGTCGGGCGGGTCGAGGCGGCCGGGGCCGACCCGCTGTTGCTCTGTGACCGGCTCGCCGCGGACCCGGCGCTGTCGCCGGCGGTGGCGCTCGAACGTCGCCGCCACCAGCTGGAACAGCTCCTGTGA
- a CDS encoding V-type ATP synthase subunit D, translating into MAKDVKPTRKELMQIEDRIELSERGHDTLEKKRDGLIMEFMDILDQAQDVRGNVESNYEDAQKKMDMARAMEGDVAVRGAAAALKEHPEITTESHNIMGVVVPQIESSKVKKSLDERGYGVVGTSARIDEAAEAYEELLDSIILAAEVETAMKKMLDEIEKTKRRVNALEFTLLPELYTNQEYIEQKLEEQEREEIFRMKKIKDKKEEDEAEARQAAEEAERERVSADD; encoded by the coding sequence ATGGCCAAGGACGTCAAACCCACTCGGAAGGAGCTGATGCAGATCGAGGACCGCATCGAACTCTCCGAGCGGGGCCACGACACGCTGGAGAAAAAGCGCGACGGCCTCATCATGGAGTTCATGGACATCCTCGACCAGGCGCAGGACGTCCGGGGGAACGTCGAGTCGAACTACGAGGACGCCCAGAAGAAGATGGACATGGCCCGCGCGATGGAGGGCGACGTGGCCGTCCGGGGGGCCGCCGCGGCGCTGAAGGAACACCCCGAGATCACGACGGAGTCCCACAACATCATGGGCGTCGTCGTCCCGCAGATCGAGTCGAGCAAGGTGAAAAAGAGCCTCGACGAGCGCGGCTACGGCGTCGTCGGCACGAGCGCCCGCATCGACGAGGCCGCCGAGGCCTACGAGGAACTGCTCGACTCCATCATCCTCGCGGCCGAGGTCGAGACGGCGATGAAGAAGATGCTGGACGAGATCGAGAAGACCAAGCGCCGCGTCAACGCCCTGGAGTTCACGCTGCTGCCCGAACTGTACACGAACCAGGAGTACATCGAGCAGAAGCTAGAGGAGCAGGAGCGCGAGGAGATCTTCCGCATGAAGAAGATCAAGGACAAGAAGGAGGAGGACGAAGCCGAGGCCCGGCAGGCGGCCGAGGAGGCGGAGCGCGAGCGCGTCTCGGCGGACGACTGA
- a CDS encoding ABC transporter ATP-binding protein, translating to MSEVTLESLTKAYGDEAAVDGIDLTIRDGEILGIVGPSGCGKTTTLRTIAGFETPTDGRVLFDGVDVTHVPPEERNVGLVFQSYALFDTMTVRENVAFGPKMRGVPKDERRERAAELLTLLDIDELADRRPATLSGGQQQRVGLARALAIEPRVLLLDEPMTGLDAELKSRLRDEIGDLLADLDVTALYVTHDQEEAMAMCDRIAVLSDGTLEQIGEPAEIYRRPANAFVANFVGSSTLLSGVAENGHVDLGFAELPVAADADGPVQVAARPAAFDLGGGPIQVEVTDVTYLGDRTRLVAALPDGTTVTLHADGIDGYRVGESVSLSIDDRRVHVIE from the coding sequence GTGAGCGAGGTCACCCTCGAGTCGCTGACGAAAGCCTACGGCGACGAGGCGGCCGTCGACGGGATCGACCTGACGATCCGCGACGGCGAGATCCTCGGGATCGTCGGCCCCTCCGGCTGCGGGAAGACGACGACGCTGCGGACCATCGCCGGCTTCGAGACGCCGACCGACGGCCGGGTGCTGTTCGACGGCGTCGACGTCACCCACGTCCCGCCCGAGGAGCGAAACGTCGGGCTGGTCTTCCAGTCCTACGCGCTGTTCGACACCATGACGGTCCGCGAAAACGTCGCCTTCGGGCCGAAGATGCGGGGGGTCCCGAAAGACGAGCGCCGGGAGCGGGCCGCCGAACTGCTCACCCTGCTCGACATCGACGAGCTAGCCGACCGCCGACCGGCGACGCTGTCGGGCGGCCAGCAACAGCGGGTGGGCCTCGCGCGAGCGCTCGCGATCGAACCCCGCGTCCTCCTGCTCGACGAGCCGATGACGGGGCTGGACGCGGAACTGAAGTCGCGGCTTCGCGACGAGATCGGCGACCTCCTGGCCGACCTCGACGTGACCGCCCTCTATGTCACCCACGACCAGGAGGAAGCGATGGCCATGTGCGACCGGATCGCCGTCCTCTCGGACGGGACCCTTGAGCAGATCGGCGAGCCCGCGGAGATCTACCGGCGGCCGGCAAACGCCTTCGTCGCCAACTTCGTCGGGAGTTCCACCCTGCTTTCCGGCGTCGCGGAGAACGGCCACGTCGACCTGGGCTTCGCCGAACTGCCCGTCGCCGCGGACGCGGACGGCCCGGTGCAGGTCGCGGCCCGCCCCGCGGCGTTCGATCTGGGCGGGGGACCGATCCAGGTCGAAGTGACCGACGTGACCTACCTCGGGGACCGAACCCGCCTCGTGGCGGCGCTGCCCGACGGAACCACGGTGACGCTCCACGCCGACGGGATCGACGGCTACCGGGTCGGGGAGTCGGTGTCGCTCTCGATCGACGACCGGCGGGTGCACGTCATCGAGTAG
- a CDS encoding ABC transporter permease, with the protein MPGPTELNEDGGDAGSTLESGRGDPRPDGGTTEGAADPWSRSGSALSTVVGRPVLVAVVSVVVAFLTVPVLVTFVSSFARSASGVLPQGFVTFDHWLKVLGFGERGVRTNAIPGLAFSLAIATGGMVLNVVVGVPVAYALARYDFYARNWVNTFAILPLVPGLILGIAFVQTYPEHGRSALGLIAGYCLLKSPYMVLTVQSSFQSMDLVRLEESARSLGASWPRTFLTIIVPHAKRGIVAGCIITWTLAAAEFNFTYMVASGSPDPFAIFLYRNISNATHLQSAAAVSVYFAIVVAAILGLQLLGNRGFSTAQR; encoded by the coding sequence ATGCCCGGGCCGACGGAGCTAAACGAGGACGGCGGCGACGCGGGGTCGACGCTCGAATCGGGCCGTGGCGACCCGCGCCCGGACGGCGGCACTACCGAGGGAGCCGCCGATCCGTGGTCGCGGTCCGGGTCGGCGCTGTCGACGGTGGTCGGCCGCCCGGTGCTGGTCGCCGTCGTCTCGGTTGTCGTCGCGTTCCTGACCGTCCCCGTCCTCGTGACGTTCGTGTCGTCGTTCGCGCGGTCCGCGTCCGGCGTACTCCCGCAGGGGTTCGTCACGTTCGACCACTGGCTGAAGGTGCTCGGGTTCGGCGAGCGGGGCGTGCGGACCAACGCGATCCCGGGACTCGCCTTCAGCCTCGCCATCGCGACCGGCGGCATGGTCCTGAACGTCGTCGTCGGCGTCCCGGTCGCGTACGCACTCGCGCGTTACGACTTCTACGCTCGAAACTGGGTCAACACGTTCGCGATCCTGCCGCTCGTCCCGGGGCTGATCCTCGGGATCGCGTTCGTCCAGACCTACCCGGAACACGGCCGCTCGGCGCTGGGGCTGATCGCCGGCTACTGTCTCCTCAAGTCGCCGTACATGGTGCTGACTGTCCAGAGCTCGTTCCAGTCGATGGACCTGGTCCGGCTCGAGGAGAGCGCCCGGTCGCTCGGGGCCTCGTGGCCGCGGACGTTTCTGACGATCATCGTCCCCCACGCCAAACGGGGGATCGTCGCCGGCTGTATCATCACCTGGACGCTCGCGGCGGCGGAGTTCAACTTCACGTACATGGTGGCAAGCGGGAGTCCGGACCCGTTCGCGATCTTCCTCTACCGGAACATCTCGAACGCGACGCACCTGCAGTCGGCCGCGGCCGTGTCGGTCTACTTCGCGATCGTCGTGGCCGCCATCCTCGGCCTCCAACTGCTCGGCAACAGGGGGTTCTCGACCGCACAACGATGA
- a CDS encoding ABC transporter permease — MSVRESASASVRRAATLASTTVRPTTERERERRRIAVLCLPFFALALVAGFVPLAMLARISLVEDPIWIEGWSLGAWETLATTAEYRWVAWNTLWFVGLATGVSVALGVAVAHVLEKYDLPGERLVVAAVSFPIALPGIIVAYLIIVLLGRQGLVTNAVAVATGGAPLDLATATAITGLFLGYVYSLLPRATMVLRGTYAEVNTQAEEAARTLGASRWQTFYHVTLPEVRPGIVAAAILTFRSGLAIFGTVLILQSHRVVTLQIHHETSVGSYNPDVAAAIGIVYVVFIVAFTFVGLRFVDDDAVEI, encoded by the coding sequence ATGTCCGTCCGGGAATCGGCCAGCGCGTCGGTCCGGCGGGCCGCGACGCTCGCGTCGACGACCGTTCGGCCGACGACCGAGCGCGAGCGCGAGCGGCGGCGGATCGCGGTCCTCTGTCTCCCGTTTTTCGCGCTCGCGCTCGTCGCGGGCTTCGTTCCGCTGGCGATGCTCGCCCGGATCAGCCTCGTGGAGGACCCGATCTGGATAGAGGGCTGGTCGCTCGGGGCCTGGGAGACGCTCGCGACGACCGCCGAGTACCGGTGGGTGGCCTGGAACACGCTGTGGTTCGTCGGGCTGGCGACGGGCGTCAGCGTCGCGCTCGGCGTCGCCGTCGCACACGTCCTCGAGAAGTACGACCTGCCCGGCGAGCGGCTCGTCGTCGCGGCGGTATCGTTCCCGATCGCGTTGCCGGGGATCATCGTCGCGTACCTGATCATCGTCCTGCTGGGCCGGCAGGGACTGGTGACGAACGCGGTCGCCGTCGCGACCGGCGGGGCCCCGCTCGATCTCGCGACCGCGACCGCGATCACCGGTCTCTTCCTGGGGTACGTCTACTCGTTGCTCCCGCGGGCGACCATGGTGTTGCGCGGGACCTACGCGGAGGTCAACACGCAGGCCGAAGAGGCGGCGCGCACGCTCGGCGCGAGCCGGTGGCAGACGTTCTACCACGTCACCCTTCCCGAAGTCCGGCCCGGGATCGTCGCGGCCGCGATCCTCACCTTTCGCTCCGGGCTCGCGATCTTCGGGACCGTGTTGATCCTACAGAGCCACCGGGTCGTTACGCTCCAGATACATCACGAGACGAGCGTCGGCTCGTACAACCCGGACGTCGCGGCCGCGATCGGGATCGTCTACGTGGTCTTTATCGTCGCGTTCACGTTCGTCGGGCTGCGGTTCGTCGACGACGACGCGGTGGAGATCTGA
- a CDS encoding extracellular solute-binding protein — translation MPESTTATRRTVLSSGAAVGTLATAGCLSGLTGGSGGQTYTVGHGEYETEVDSSSFPDELQIYCVQTGWSNWGAVMEAFEEEYDLPLYDAQGSSGEALEDMRANAQNPTHSAYNGGYSFGLQAMNDDLTTDYKPANWDVVPDDLKTANGHVTATRQMTTAVTYRADVYEERGLDAPETWEDLKHPDIAQDLAFTPPHTANGQASALSVNRAYGGDLNDLDPVIEYHEAIAEHGADFRRNVEGPMTAGEISTVVEYDYTGLNLKYNNDEFDEDQIEVAVLEGPNGNPGAMNVPYGYAMLRDAPNPEAAKLFMDYVLTEDCQELFFDAYVRPIRANELDQPDEFPDQSSYESAGFTVDQETLVENQETIQEELVDRTPLEGAQ, via the coding sequence ATGCCCGAATCGACAACGGCGACGCGGCGGACGGTACTTTCGAGTGGCGCGGCCGTGGGGACGCTCGCGACTGCGGGCTGTCTGAGCGGGCTCACCGGCGGCAGCGGCGGCCAGACCTACACTGTCGGCCACGGCGAGTACGAGACGGAGGTCGACTCCTCGTCGTTCCCCGACGAACTGCAGATCTACTGTGTTCAGACCGGGTGGTCGAACTGGGGGGCCGTCATGGAGGCCTTCGAGGAGGAGTACGACCTCCCGCTGTACGACGCACAGGGGTCCTCGGGCGAGGCCCTCGAGGACATGCGCGCCAACGCGCAGAACCCGACGCACTCGGCGTACAACGGCGGCTACTCGTTCGGTCTGCAGGCGATGAACGACGACCTGACGACCGACTACAAGCCGGCGAACTGGGACGTCGTCCCCGACGATCTGAAGACCGCCAACGGCCACGTGACCGCGACTCGACAGATGACGACCGCGGTGACCTACCGGGCCGACGTCTACGAGGAGCGGGGGCTGGACGCCCCGGAAACCTGGGAGGACCTGAAACACCCCGACATCGCGCAGGACCTGGCGTTCACGCCGCCCCACACCGCCAACGGGCAGGCGTCCGCGCTGTCGGTCAACCGGGCCTACGGCGGCGACCTGAACGACCTCGACCCGGTCATCGAGTACCACGAGGCGATCGCCGAACACGGCGCTGACTTCCGGCGTAACGTGGAGGGGCCGATGACCGCGGGCGAGATCTCGACGGTCGTCGAGTACGACTACACCGGACTGAACCTCAAGTACAACAACGACGAGTTCGACGAGGACCAGATCGAGGTCGCGGTCCTGGAGGGTCCCAACGGCAATCCGGGTGCGATGAACGTCCCGTACGGCTACGCCATGCTGCGGGACGCGCCCAACCCGGAGGCGGCGAAGCTGTTCATGGACTACGTGCTGACCGAGGACTGTCAGGAGCTGTTCTTCGACGCCTACGTCCGCCCGATCCGGGCGAACGAACTCGACCAGCCAGACGAGTTCCCGGACCAGTCGTCCTACGAGTCGGCGGGGTTCACCGTCGACCAGGAGACGCTCGTCGAGAACCAGGAGACCATTCAGGAGGAACTCGTCGACCGGACGCCGCTGGAGGGGGCCCAGTGA